A region from the Corylus avellana chromosome ca7, CavTom2PMs-1.0 genome encodes:
- the LOC132186130 gene encoding uncharacterized protein LOC132186130 has translation MRRVIVMMTVLIMLVLVVAQANADSRCTANCGPGCLSEKKSSNLLYLLCSDLCTLKCIKSPTDSVYSCTSDCAHSIRIFSEEDKGGDKLAAYVKDYVEDCYNNCNKKNN, from the exons ATGAGAAGAGTTATAGTGATGATGACAGTGCTAATTATGCTTGTGCTTGTTGTTGCACAAGCCAATGCTGATTCTCGCTGCACTGCAAACTGTGGTCCTGGGTGTCTTTCTGAGAAGAAGAGCAGTAATCTACTATACCTGCTTTGCTCCGATCTCTGTACGCTAAAATGCATTAAGTCTCCTACAGATAGCGTTTATAGTTGTACCTCTGATTGTGCACACTCAATACGCATCTtctcag AAGAAGATAAAGGCGGAGATAAACTGGCAGCTTATGTGAAAGATTATGTGGAAGATTGCTACAACAATTGCAACAAGAAGAATAATTAG